The Mesobacillus boroniphilus region CTCCTCTGCCTTTTTAATATTTTATTGCAAATGACTTATAGGTTTCAGTTTTCTCAGTTTCATTCACTTCAATATGGTCAACAGTGGAGAAAGGATTGCCCCTGCGTACCTCATCAATGAACTTCTCAAGGTCAGCTCTAGAACCTGAAGCAAGAATTTCAACGCCGCCTTCCTGTAGATTCCTTACCCAGCCAGTAATACCAAACTGGATCGCTTTCATTTGAGTATAATACCGATATCCCACACCCTGAACCTCTCCCGTCACAATAATTTGTAATTGGATCAAGACGTCGCCCCCAGATAAACGAATAGGTTAACAATATATCTAATGTTATATGTAATAATTTCTTGGTAACTTTATTATAGCACAGTGATTTGGGGTGCATAAGGGAAAGGAAGTTTATATTTTTATTAAGAAGCTGGTAGTACTGAAACGTTCGAGGAAGTAGGGATTGGACAAGACAGGGGAGGAGAGTTGATATGCTGGCAGGCTTAACCCTGAATTAAGATAGGTTTCAAGTGAACAAAGGGAAGGCTGTCAAAATAAAGCTTGGATTAAGGCAGGTGTGAGAGGAACAAGAGAAAAGCTGTCAAAATAAAGGCGGAATTAAGACAGGTTTCAAGAGAACGATGGAAAAGCTGTCAAAATAAAGCTTGGATTAAGACAGGTTTCAAGTGAACGAAGGAGAAGTTGTCAAAATAAAGCTTGGATTAAGACAGGTTTGAGAGGAACAAGAGAAAAGCTGTCAAAATAAAGCTTGGATTAAGACAGGTTTGAGAGGAACAAGAGAAAAGCT contains the following coding sequences:
- a CDS encoding acylphosphatase, giving the protein MIQLQIIVTGEVQGVGYRYYTQMKAIQFGITGWVRNLQEGGVEILASGSRADLEKFIDEVRRGNPFSTVDHIEVNETEKTETYKSFAIKY